Proteins from a single region of Ziziphus jujuba cultivar Dongzao chromosome 1, ASM3175591v1:
- the LOC125419003 gene encoding uncharacterized protein LOC125419003 codes for MGPDIWDEAPMMNRYCFEVLDRTMRDILRFSNPLSLEQSFGVLKLTKNMRLQSIDSDIDKDELTAFSEWISSSKDGTIGGLNDGHAMIDIPDDLLIKDTEDSTASIVNSTYPSFLENINDPSYLQERAILALTLDIVESINNYVSSLNRTEENTYLSSDATCRSDSNIDLIGDLHTLEFLNAIKCSGMPNHQLKLKVDVPVMLLRNVDHSLRLYNGTRLVITRLGNHVLKGKVISGSNAGV; via the exons atgggtcctgacatttggGATGAAGCACCTATGATGAATAGATATTGTTTTGAAGTGTTGGACAGGACTATGAGGGATATTTTAAGATTTAGCAATCCACTAAGTTTGGAGCAATCTTTTGGAG TTTTGAAGTTGACAAAGAACATGAGACTCCAAAGTATTGACTCGGACATTGACAAGGATGAATTGACGGCTTTTTCAGAATGGATATCAAGTAGCAAAGATGGAACAATTGGCGGTCTGAATGACGGTCATGCAATGATTGATATACCTGATGATCTTTTAATAAAGGATACAGAAGATTCAACTGCATCTATTGTAAATAGCACGTATCCTTCTTTCTTAGAGAATATTAATGACCCATCATATTTGCAAGAAAGAGCCATACTTGCTCTGACTCTTGACATTGTTGAATCCATAAATAACTATGTGAGTTCCCTTAATCGAACTGaggaaaatacatatttaagttCTGATGCAACTTGTAGATCTGATTCGAACATTGATCTTATAGGAGATCTTCATACACTTGAATTTTTGAATGCTATAAAATGCTCCGGGATGCCTAATCATCAGTTGAAATTGAAGGTCGATGTCCCCGTTATGCTATTAAGAAATGTCGATCATTCTTTGCGGTTGTACAATGGGACTAGATTGGTCATTACAAGGCTTGGCAATCATGTTCTCAAAGGCAAAGTTATTTCAGGAAGCAATGCCGgggtttaa